Below is a window of Sulfurimonas sp. DNA.
GTAAACAATGCCGGTTACGGTTTAGTCTCAACCGTAGAAGATGTCACGGAAGATGAGATGTACAACCAGTTTAACATCAATGTGTTTGGGGTTCTGCGTGTTTGCAAAAGCACCATTCCCATAATGAGAGAACAGCGTAGCGGAGTAATCATAAACATAAGTTCATTTCTTGGAAAAATCGGCTTGCCGCTTTTGACTCTATATAACTCTAGCAAATACGCTGTTGAGGGTATAACCGACTCCTTGCGTTATGAGTTAAAAGATTTTAACATTAGAGTCCACTCCATAATGCCCGGATTTTTTGATACAAAATTTGCAAGAGAAAATCTTGTTACAAATGCCAAAACATTTGATAAAGAGTCCCCATACTCTGCTCTTGTTTCAAACTTGGCACCGATTGTAGTAGAGCAGATAAACAACGGAAACAGTGCCTTGGAGGTGGCAGATATGATTTTAGAAATAATCCAAAACCCAAAATTTAGCGCTCATGCAACAGTCGGTGATAAAGCCAAAAAATTTATTCCTATGAAAAAAGAGTTGAGCGATGAAGATTTTGAGAGGCGAGTTACGGAGTATTACAACTTATAATGGAGAGTCTGTTTTTTAATATTACCAGCACAAAATATAGAGTTACAGAACTTTTAAATAGTAAAAATGAGTATATTAAAAGAGTAGATATCTCAAACGGAATCTTTTTTTTAGACATACATGTAACTCAAACTAAAATCCAAACCCACTTTAAAAATCTTGATAGAATGGTAGCAATTTGTGTAGTAAAAGAGGGAGCTCTTAAGATATATGACAATATTGAAAAAAGTGAGTTTTATTTAAACCAAAACACCATAAACATAGTCGCTTCATCTAAACAAGATTTAACGATTACTGCGGATGAGAGCAAAACAACAGATATCTTTCTGCTCTGCATTGCAGATTTTTTTCTCAAAAGATATCTAAGTACAAACCCTAACGAGCCGATAGATTTTTTATACAATCTGCTTCAAGAAAATATTACCAGTAAACTTATAAACACCCAACCGATTGATGCTCTTAGCTTATATATAATTGATAAAATCATAAATATCAAGTCCGATTCTACTATGAAAAGCATCACATGTGAACATAATATTTTAGAGTTTATTATACAAAGGCTTAATCTGCTTGATATGCCGGATAAGCACTTAGCGGATGATGAGCTATGTATATCTAAAAATGCAAAAGAGATTCTGCTTAAAAATTTTACAAAACCGCCTACTATTGAGACACTTGCCCATATGTGCGCCACAAATGAATCCAAACTGAAAAAAGTTTTTAAAAAAGTATACAAAACCACCATTTATGAGTATGTGCAAAAGCTTCGCCTTGAAAAAGCAAATCTTCTTTTAAAAGAGCAGTTATTAAATATCGGCGAAATAGCAAAAGAGGTGGGATACAAACATCAAGGACACTTTTCAAAACTTTTTTTCCAAACATACGGAGTCTATCCAAAAGATTTACTTAAAAAAAATTCATAAAATCCTCTTGGTGCTAAAATAAAATTCTTCTACTGCTAAAAACAGCTTGATTAACTACCTCTTTTTTTCATATACTTTAAATATTAAATTTTAGGAGTTTTATATGTCAAAAGTAGTTTTAATCACGGGTGCTACTTCAGGAATGGGTGAGCTGAGTGCAAAATTTTTATCTGATAACGGATACATTGTTTATGCAGGTTCAAGAGATGAAAATGTTGAGGCTGGAAGCGGAAATCTTAAACATATCTATATAGATGTTACAAAAACAGATACCATAAAAAACGCAGTAAAAACAATCATAGAAAACGAGGGTAAAATTGATGTGCTTGTGAACAATGCAGGTTACGGGCTTTTAGCAACTCTTGAAGAGGGAACTGATGAGGAAATTTTCAATCAGTTTGATGTAAATGTTTTTGGACTTATTAAAACTACAAGGGAAGTTCTTCCACATATGAGAAAAGCAAAGAGCGGAGTTATCATAAACATCAGTTCGTTTTTAGGCAAAATGGGGCTTCCTCTTTTATCTCACTATAACGCTTCAAAGTATGCTGTAGAGGGGATTGTTGACTCACTTAGATTTGAAACACTGCCTTTTGGCATAAGAGTTCATTCCATCCAATCAGGACTTTTCGGCACAAACTTTGTAAAAAAAGGTTTAGTTGCAAACGCAAAAACGACAAGCGAGAATTCACCGTACAAAGATTTGGTATCCCACT
It encodes the following:
- a CDS encoding SDR family oxidoreductase; translated protein: MSNIVLVTGASSGMGRAAVDLLSTKGFVVYAGTRDVKEFKNLKNSNIIPIELDLTNQQSITKAVEFIKQKHKKIDVLVNNAGYGLVSTVEDVTEDEMYNQFNINVFGVLRVCKSTIPIMREQRSGVIINISSFLGKIGLPLLTLYNSSKYAVEGITDSLRYELKDFNIRVHSIMPGFFDTKFARENLVTNAKTFDKESPYSALVSNLAPIVVEQINNGNSALEVADMILEIIQNPKFSAHATVGDKAKKFIPMKKELSDEDFERRVTEYYNL
- a CDS encoding AraC family transcriptional regulator, with protein sequence MESLFFNITSTKYRVTELLNSKNEYIKRVDISNGIFFLDIHVTQTKIQTHFKNLDRMVAICVVKEGALKIYDNIEKSEFYLNQNTINIVASSKQDLTITADESKTTDIFLLCIADFFLKRYLSTNPNEPIDFLYNLLQENITSKLINTQPIDALSLYIIDKIINIKSDSTMKSITCEHNILEFIIQRLNLLDMPDKHLADDELCISKNAKEILLKNFTKPPTIETLAHMCATNESKLKKVFKKVYKTTIYEYVQKLRLEKANLLLKEQLLNIGEIAKEVGYKHQGHFSKLFFQTYGVYPKDLLKKNS
- a CDS encoding SDR family oxidoreductase produces the protein MSKVVLITGATSGMGELSAKFLSDNGYIVYAGSRDENVEAGSGNLKHIYIDVTKTDTIKNAVKTIIENEGKIDVLVNNAGYGLLATLEEGTDEEIFNQFDVNVFGLIKTTREVLPHMRKAKSGVIINISSFLGKMGLPLLSHYNASKYAVEGIVDSLRFETLPFGIRVHSIQSGLFGTNFVKKGLVANAKTTSENSPYKDLVSHFVPIVAKAINEGPNPQPIADAIKMIIENEDADISIPVGGEATTFVPLRKALSDKEFEQKIKDTFGI